One window from the genome of Salvelinus sp. IW2-2015 linkage group LG30, ASM291031v2, whole genome shotgun sequence encodes:
- the LOC111955135 gene encoding type-4 ice-structuring protein gives MKFSLAALVVVLALAHGSQAAQSPEVEKLAQYFQDLSAQLTSTTQELVQKIQSETFLEDGKAQLQQIQAKLAPLADNMQAQLKPLAENMQAQLKPLVDNIQAQMEDLFRKVMDQTKALGQ, from the exons ATGAAGTTCTCTCTTGCCGCCCTGGTTGTTGTGCTTGCTCTGGCACATG GAAGCCAAGCAGCACAGTCCCCCGAGGTTGAGAAACTGGCACAGTACTTCCAGGATCTGTCAGCTCAGCTGACCTCCACCACCCAGGAACTGGTGCAGAAGATCCAGTCAGA GACCTTCTTAGAGGATGGTAAGGCCCAGCTGCAGCAGATCCAGGCCAAGCTGGCACCACTGGCCGATAACATGCAGGCCCAGCTGAAGCCCCTGGCTGAGAACATGCAGGCTCAGCTCAAGCCTCTGGTCGACAACATCCAGGCTCAGATGGAAGACCTTTTCCGCAAGGTGATGGACCAGACCAAGGCACTCGGCCAATAA